In a single window of the Acidobacteriota bacterium genome:
- the proC gene encoding pyrroline-5-carboxylate reductase encodes MQQKSVLLIGGGNMGAALLRGIIQSGLAPARRVTVIDILPGLLETLRSRHGVNVDVDPGPHVAGADVIMLAVKPQILPQVAAGIRGSVRPGQLVISILAGVESTRIRDLLGKNNPVIRVMPNIAATVDAAASAIAGCDPATEEHYQVAETLFGAVGNVVRVEEKLLDAVTGLSGSGPAYVYTVIEALCDGGVHMGLPREVAMKLAAQTVLGAAMQVQESGEHPAVLRDRVTTPGGTTAAALRELEDRGLRAALMSAVAAATARSKELNRKSAES; translated from the coding sequence CCTGATCGGTGGCGGAAACATGGGAGCGGCTCTGCTCCGGGGGATCATCCAGTCCGGACTGGCGCCGGCCCGCAGGGTCACCGTGATCGACATTCTGCCCGGCCTTCTGGAAACGCTCCGGTCGCGCCATGGCGTGAATGTCGACGTCGACCCGGGCCCCCATGTCGCCGGAGCCGACGTCATCATGCTGGCGGTCAAGCCTCAGATCCTTCCCCAAGTGGCAGCCGGAATTCGCGGTTCCGTGCGGCCCGGTCAACTCGTCATCTCGATCCTGGCCGGGGTCGAGAGCACCCGCATTCGAGACCTACTGGGGAAGAACAACCCGGTTATCCGGGTCATGCCGAACATCGCTGCCACCGTGGATGCCGCGGCCAGCGCCATCGCCGGTTGCGATCCGGCGACCGAAGAGCACTACCAGGTCGCCGAGACCCTCTTCGGGGCGGTGGGAAATGTGGTCCGGGTGGAGGAGAAGCTCCTGGACGCCGTCACCGGACTCAGCGGCAGCGGTCCGGCTTACGTCTACACCGTCATCGAAGCCCTCTGCGACGGCGGGGTCCACATGGGTCTCCCCCGGGAGGTGGCCATGAAGCTGGCCGCCCAGACCGTGTTGGGGGCGGCCATGCAGGTGCAGGAAAGCGGCGAGCATCCGGCGGTGCTGAGGGATCGGGTGACGACTCCTGGCGGCACCACCGCGGCGGCATTGAGGGAACTGGAAGACCGGGGCCTGCGGGCCGCGCTCATGAGCGCGGTGGCGGCGGCGACGGCCCGATCGAAGGAGTTGAACCGGAAGTCTGCGGAATCGTGA